A window of Choloepus didactylus isolate mChoDid1 chromosome 21, mChoDid1.pri, whole genome shotgun sequence contains these coding sequences:
- the LOC119517494 gene encoding DPEP2 neighbor protein-like has translation MSDRIFYINSNLSSVPWEGSTAAVAPVSPPTPGYYHVLYRGCGETRVCWHGETYCLVGGYRVYGDAPVATPAKAKAEKPGPRRGLKRRRALAESDEDPGCSGPKIRRLQHSGRRLTHQKLAG, from the exons ATGTCTGACCGGATCTTCTACATTAATTCTAACTTGTCCTCTGTCCCCTGGGAGGGCAGCACAGCAG CTGTGGCTCCTGTTTCTCCCCCCACACCTGGCTACTACCATGTCCTCTACCGAGGGTGTGGAGAAACCCGGGTGTGCTGGCATGGGGAGACGTACTGCCTGGTTGGGGGCTACCGGGTCTATGGGGATGCTCCTGTGGCCACCCCAGCAAAGGCGAAAGCAGAGAAGCCAGGCCCCAGGCGGGGTCTCAAGAGACGCCGAGCTCTGGCAGAGTCAGACGAAGACCCAGGCTGCTCTGGCCCCAAAATTCGGCGTTTACAGCATAGTGGCAGGAGGCTGACCCACCAGAAGCTTGCTGGCTGA